Sequence from the Pirellulales bacterium genome:
GCCGCGGTTCGCTTCGCGGCGCGGCGAATTCCAGGTACAGCTCCTCGCCGGGGCCGATCGTCGCCACGGCGTCGTCGGTTTCGCTCACCAATTCCTTCACGTCGCCATAACGAGTGTAGAAGCCGGTGAGATAGCGGGCATCAGCAATCGGTCTCCGGCGGTCGTAGTCGAACGTCGTCTGCCGCTGCGGACCGATTGTCCGCTCGGGATAGCCGGCGTAATGCAGTTGTGCTGTTTCCAAATCGAGCGGCAGCCGATGCGCCTCCGGACAAGCTTCGGACCACGCGACCGCCAGCCGGTCCCAATAGATTTCCTCGTTTGTTCGCAAGCGGATTTCTCGGCAGCCCTTCGGCAAGCCGCCAAGCGGCAGCGACATTTCGCGCGGCATTCCGGCCGGATAGCCGAACTCGTGGAGCACCATGTGCCAATCGCCGTTTGCATCGCGGGCTTCGATCGACGGGGCACGATAGTCGGCACCGGCCTGCCAGGCAGCAAACATCGTTTGCGAGTACGGATACTCGATCCATCCGTTGGCAACAAGAAGCGGCGCGCCGGCGTGCGAGTCGATTGCCCTCGGGAACGTGAGCGTGACCGAATGCTCCTCATTGCGGCCGATGAATCGCGGATCGGAGCGGCCAGGGGGCGCTGCCTTAAGATCGGCCGCACGAATTGCCTCAGTCACATCATCTCCGCGATCGTTGATCGCGCGCTCGGGCAGCATTTCGTCGCGATAGAAGCGGGGCTCGCCGGTCGGTTCGGGGCCGTTCACGGCCGCTCGTTCGTCGAGCGTCATTCGCCAGCCGGACGGCAGGTCGTAAGTCACCAATGCCGCCGAATCGAGATATGTCATCTCTTCCATCGGCTCGGCGAGCTTGAGCTGCAACCGGCCATCGAGCGGTTGCACGAGCCCGGGCGGGATTAAAATGTTCTCCCGCGGACGCACCGGCGCATACTGGTTCGGCCCGATCGCGTATCCCAGTCCACCGACTCCTAAGCAATCCGTGACGAACTCGAACTTGCGGCCGTTCCATACGAACAGCAGCGGGCAACTCGTCGGCATCCGGTTCTGCTCCACCAAATGGTGCAGCTTGCCGGAGGCCAGATCGATGTCAGTCTCGAGCACGCCGTCGGGCCAGGTGATGCTGACGAAATCCGCCGCCGGCGCGCCGCCGAGACCGACCGCCACCGGCTGCAAGCTCTGTCCTGGCCCGGACTGATTGCGGTAAGTGTCCACAGCCGTCCATCGCGAATCGACGCGGACGGCCGCCATCACGCCGATTCCAGATGCGTTCGACTTCATCTGGGTGTTCTTGTCGTGCCGGCCGCTGAAATCGAGCGCAAGGAAGTTATATCGCCCCGGCCCCGGCTTCCAGATCACGGGTCCCTTTCCCCACGCGAAACCGACGACGGCCGGCCCGGCTTTGGCATCTTGCGCAAAGAGCGACCAGCAAGCCAGGGCCGGCTCCTTCGCCTGACAGAGCACCGCATCATCGCCGGTGAGGCTGACGCAGCGCCAACCGTCGGGGTCGTTCACGATGGCGGAAAGCGTTCCGCCGCCGATCAAATCCGCAACGGCGAGCCGCGGAAACCTCCCGTAGCTGGATTCGCCAGAATTCAGCCCGCGGTCTGCTGACGAGTCGGAACTCTGGCTAATTCCGCTACGCGGCGGCAATGCGGCGATCCGTTGTGGCTGCCACAAACCCTTGTCGCTTGCACGCCAGCGAGTCAATCCATCCGGGCCGGCCGTGATGAGTTCGAGTTGACCGACCGCATCAGGATCGGCCATCGCCGCGGCAGAGAAATCTGTTTTCAGTAACTCATCGAAGCCGTCCGGCTTGTGATACGCCCATAGCCGATCATTGCGATAAACTTCCTGCGGCGGCTGGTCGTGAATCACGAGCAAATCGGCGACCCGATTTCCCGTGAACGGGCCGACGACCAATCCGCGCGACGGCCGCCCGTCGCCCGCGATGTCGTGCTCCTTGGCGATCGGGCGGAACGTGCCGTCCATGTTGTTGATCAACAGTTCGTTCGGCCCGTCGGAATTGATCAGGAAGAGGTCAAGATCGCCGTCGTGATCGGCGTCGAACATGGCGCCGTCGACGGTCGTCGCGCCGTTGCCGGCTGTGTGCGTCTTCGCG
This genomic interval carries:
- a CDS encoding FG-GAP-like repeat-containing protein, coding for MNLLTSPISKRWVALALSCACLLGCGRDEPPKQSTGNAHSQGEQNDSRPVLTAEMVAANNRGVALMGQFDYQAAYEIFRKLADEQPNWQDGQINLAIAQLNLNRPQSDDLDQSLKLLRGVLARDPSNLRANYCVGILLYNGSATAEARQHFELVAKADPSDGYAAYYTGRCLFDGEKFAESLEWYRRAIKADPYLQSAYYGCFQTLQRLGRGDEAKPMLADFEKLAKNPQARKADIKYTRMGPKAEAITVNLKPREPANPPAGPLFADAAPLKLTNTMDGEIAWTAADPKHPTPSVTICDIDGDGRPDIFIAGALVQGSKRLNAVLLQRDQGFLLDTKHPLAKVNDVNAVLWGDYDNDGLTDVYFCRRGGNQLWRQVAKGKWEDVTAKTHTAGNGATTVDGAMFDADHDGDLDLFLINSDGPNELLINNMDGTFRPIAKEHDIAGDGRPSRGLVVGPFTGNRVADLLVIHDQPPQEVYRNDRLWAYHKPDGFDELLKTDFSAAAMADPDAVGQLELITAGPDGLTRWRASDKGLWQPQRIAALPPRSGISQSSDSSADRGLNSGESSYGRFPRLAVADLIGGGTLSAIVNDPDGWRCVSLTGDDAVLCQAKEPALACWSLFAQDAKAGPAVVGFAWGKGPVIWKPGPGRYNFLALDFSGRHDKNTQMKSNASGIGVMAAVRVDSRWTAVDTYRNQSGPGQSLQPVAVGLGGAPAADFVSITWPDGVLETDIDLASGKLHHLVEQNRMPTSCPLLFVWNGRKFEFVTDCLGVGGLGYAIGPNQYAPVRPRENILIPPGLVQPLDGRLQLKLAEPMEEMTYLDSAALVTYDLPSGWRMTLDERAAVNGPEPTGEPRFYRDEMLPERAINDRGDDVTEAIRAADLKAAPPGRSDPRFIGRNEEHSVTLTFPRAIDSHAGAPLLVANGWIEYPYSQTMFAAWQAGADYRAPSIEARDANGDWHMVLHEFGYPAGMPREMSLPLGGLPKGCREIRLRTNEEIYWDRLAVAWSEACPEAHRLPLDLETAQLHYAGYPERTIGPQRQTTFDYDRRRPIADARYLTGFYTRYGDVKELVSETDDAVATIGPGEELYLEFAAPRSEPRPGWTRRFVLETHGWCKDTDLYTKDGDTVEPLPHRDNSSAESLRRSDELHKRYNTRFEAGR